Proteins encoded by one window of Microcoleus sp. FACHB-831:
- the serA gene encoding phosphoglycerate dehydrogenase — protein sequence MSKVLVSDPIDQVGIDILSQVATVDVKIGLPPEELVRIMPEYDALMIRSGTQVTKEMIEAGTQLKIIGRAGVGVDNVDVTAATRAGIVVVNSPEGNTIAAAEHALAMMLSLSRYIPDANQSVKNGQWDRKSFTGVEVYKKTLGVVGLGKIGSHVATVAKAMGMKLLAYDPFISIERADELGCRLVDLDLLFREADYITLHIPKTPETTHLINAEALATMKPTTRIINCARGGIIDEAALAEALTNGTIAGAALDVFETEPLKESPLKQLAKQLILTPHLGASTAEAQVNVAIDVAEQIRDVLLGLPARSAVNIPGLRPDVLEKLRPYMQLAETLGKLVGQLAGKRVESLNIHLQGELASNASQPLIVATLKGLLSQALRERVNYVNASIEAKERGIRVVETRDASIRDYTGSLHLEAKGSLGDHSVTGVLLGDGEIRITDIDNFPINVPPSPNMLFTLHRDMPGIIGRIGSLLGDFNVNIASMQVGRKIVRGDAVMVLSVDDPLPEGIVTEITKVPGIRDAYTVTL from the coding sequence ATGTCAAAAGTTCTTGTTTCCGATCCCATTGACCAAGTAGGGATAGATATCCTCTCCCAAGTTGCTACTGTTGACGTTAAAATCGGTCTGCCTCCAGAAGAACTGGTGCGGATTATGCCAGAGTACGACGCCCTCATGATTCGCTCTGGCACGCAGGTTACTAAAGAAATGATTGAAGCTGGCACGCAGTTAAAAATTATCGGTCGTGCTGGCGTTGGTGTAGATAATGTCGATGTCACGGCTGCTACACGAGCAGGTATTGTAGTCGTCAATTCCCCAGAAGGCAATACCATTGCCGCCGCCGAACACGCTTTGGCAATGATGCTTTCCCTCTCTCGCTACATCCCCGATGCTAACCAATCAGTAAAAAACGGCCAGTGGGATCGCAAGAGTTTCACTGGTGTCGAAGTATACAAGAAAACCCTTGGCGTTGTCGGTTTGGGCAAAATCGGCTCCCATGTCGCAACTGTTGCTAAAGCGATGGGCATGAAATTGCTAGCCTACGATCCCTTCATATCCATAGAACGGGCAGATGAGCTGGGCTGTCGTCTGGTGGATCTAGATTTGCTGTTTAGGGAAGCTGACTACATCACCCTGCACATCCCCAAAACGCCGGAAACTACTCACCTAATTAACGCCGAAGCTCTGGCGACGATGAAACCCACCACCCGGATTATCAACTGTGCGCGTGGCGGCATTATTGACGAGGCGGCTTTGGCAGAAGCCTTGACAAATGGCACAATTGCTGGGGCTGCGTTGGATGTCTTCGAGACGGAACCACTCAAGGAATCGCCGCTGAAACAGTTGGCAAAACAGCTTATTCTCACCCCTCACTTGGGTGCGTCCACAGCCGAAGCTCAGGTGAATGTAGCTATTGACGTAGCAGAGCAAATTCGCGATGTTTTACTAGGACTGCCAGCGCGTTCGGCAGTAAACATCCCTGGTTTGCGTCCCGATGTCTTAGAAAAACTCAGACCTTATATGCAGCTGGCGGAAACGCTAGGCAAGCTAGTAGGTCAACTGGCGGGTAAACGAGTAGAGTCGCTAAATATCCACTTGCAGGGAGAATTGGCAAGCAATGCCAGCCAGCCCTTAATCGTGGCCACCCTCAAAGGGCTACTTTCGCAAGCGCTGCGAGAGCGCGTAAACTACGTTAATGCCAGCATTGAGGCGAAAGAGCGGGGGATTCGCGTGGTGGAGACGCGGGATGCTTCGATTCGAGACTATACTGGTTCGCTACACTTAGAGGCGAAGGGTTCTCTGGGGGATCACTCTGTTACGGGTGTGTTGTTGGGCGATGGTGAAATACGCATCACTGACATCGATAATTTCCCCATCAACGTTCCCCCCAGCCCCAATATGCTGTTTACCCTCCACCGAGATATGCCAGGAATTATTGGCAGAATCGGTTCCCTGCTGGGCGATTTTAATGTCAATATTGCCAGTATGCAGGTGGGTCGCAAAATCGTGCGCGGTGACGCTGTGATGGTGTTAAGTGTAGATGACCCCCTACCGGAGGGAATTGTAACGGAGATTACGAAGGTTCCTGGAATTCGTGATGCCTATACGGTAACTTTATAA
- a CDS encoding phycobilisome rod-core linker polypeptide, whose product MALPLLQYKPSSQNQRVKSFGIADLNEDTPYIYRLEDAQSPGEFKDLIWAAYRQVFSEHEILKFNRQITLESQLRNGDVNVRDFIRGLAKSEAFYRLVVSVNNNYRLVQICLRRFLGRDSYNKDEEIAWSIKIATLGFSGFVDALIDSEEYTGAFGDYTVPYQRKRMEARPFNLVTPRYGEDFRETAGTVTTDWRFALEKAYSRKYQERQLAEGDPRKYRDMAASVSTKRNYAQNVSAFDIDYLNKVPNRGRR is encoded by the coding sequence ATGGCACTGCCATTACTTCAATACAAACCAAGCAGTCAAAATCAGCGGGTCAAGAGCTTTGGCATAGCTGACCTCAATGAAGATACACCTTACATCTATCGCCTTGAAGATGCACAATCTCCAGGTGAATTCAAGGATCTGATTTGGGCGGCCTATCGCCAAGTTTTCAGCGAACATGAGATTCTTAAATTCAACCGTCAGATTACTCTAGAATCTCAGCTGAGAAATGGTGATGTTAACGTGCGCGACTTCATCCGGGGTCTAGCAAAGTCTGAGGCATTTTACCGGTTGGTTGTATCGGTCAATAATAACTATCGCCTTGTACAAATCTGCCTAAGACGCTTCTTAGGTCGGGATTCTTATAACAAGGATGAAGAAATTGCCTGGTCAATTAAAATCGCTACGTTGGGTTTCTCTGGCTTTGTCGATGCTTTGATTGACAGCGAAGAGTATACAGGCGCGTTTGGCGATTATACCGTTCCCTACCAGCGCAAGCGGATGGAGGCTCGTCCGTTTAACTTGGTGACACCACGCTACGGCGAAGATTTCCGCGAAACAGCTGGTACGGTGACAACCGACTGGCGTTTTGCGCTAGAAAAAGCCTACAGCCGCAAATACCAAGAACGGCAATTGGCCGAAGGCGACCCCCGCAAGTATCGCGATATGGCCGCATCTGTTAGTACCAAGCGCAACTACGCTCAAAATGTATCGGCGTTTGATATTGACTATTTGAACAAAGTGCCCAATCGCGGCAGACGCTAA
- a CDS encoding phycobilisome rod-core linker polypeptide, with protein MSIPLLAITPKTQNQRVEGYEVPDEDDPQIYRLTDAISDTDIDEIIWAGYRQIFSEHLILESYRQSFLESQLRNRAISVAEFIRGLGKSEVYRNLVGETNSNYRLVDISFKRFLGRATYNKDEQIAWSIVIATKGLHGFIDAIIDGEEYRQNFGDDIIPYQRRRFNERPFNLVNPRYNDYWRTRQIEIEGGSYYKVQIGGQGVQRGVRSAIPNTFLEMAKSIAPSEVNYQRSRDRVLSQVKNMEIPDMTRKATTPKPAIGRTDVALPYRYISPTPKV; from the coding sequence ATGTCCATACCACTCCTTGCAATCACGCCCAAAACACAAAATCAGCGTGTTGAAGGCTACGAAGTTCCTGATGAAGACGATCCTCAAATTTATCGGTTAACCGATGCAATATCAGACACAGATATTGATGAAATAATCTGGGCAGGCTACCGCCAAATATTCAGCGAACACCTAATTCTAGAAAGCTACCGCCAATCCTTCCTAGAATCTCAGCTGCGTAATCGAGCAATATCTGTTGCAGAGTTTATTCGCGGCTTGGGCAAATCTGAAGTTTATCGTAACTTAGTTGGAGAAACAAACTCCAATTACCGTCTCGTAGATATCTCCTTCAAGCGATTTCTGGGACGCGCTACCTACAACAAAGACGAACAGATTGCCTGGTCAATAGTCATTGCCACAAAGGGATTGCATGGCTTTATTGACGCCATTATTGATGGCGAAGAATACCGCCAAAACTTCGGTGATGATATCATCCCTTATCAACGCCGCCGCTTCAACGAACGTCCCTTCAATCTCGTCAACCCCCGCTACAACGATTACTGGCGCACTCGCCAAATCGAGATAGAAGGTGGTTCATACTATAAAGTACAAATTGGGGGCCAAGGAGTGCAACGAGGAGTTCGCAGCGCCATTCCTAATACATTTTTAGAAATGGCTAAAAGTATTGCTCCTAGCGAGGTAAACTACCAACGGTCAAGAGATCGGGTACTCTCTCAAGTCAAAAATATGGAGATTCCCGACATGACCCGCAAAGCTACCACGCCAAAACCAGCTATTGGTCGCACGGATGTAGCACTACCCTATCGGTACATTTCCCCAACACCAAAAGTTTAG
- a CDS encoding bifunctional 2-polyprenyl-6-hydroxyphenol methylase/3-demethylubiquinol 3-O-methyltransferase UbiG, producing MASEDQLTQHQVGDAIATPALLKQAVESNLKARTTHRGDVTMHCTPASIDFYMQQLDELFKTLGKQLSEKELAQLQELVAQTMQQGFESSASAKVVLRYEISMSASLQKNLACNVALTTPSLAEQYKGWVETKQPPLFGSQPDAKLMAVVKSIPNPAATAPILDIGAGTGRNTLPLARLGYPVDAIELTPEFASQLQTAASVEKLPVTVAVADILNPLIQMRSGYYKLAIASEVVSHFRSGDQIRTLLVKMCDALSKDGLFLFNIFLAVDGYEPDALARQMAEVAWSSLFTRTELADAIAGLPLEVISDESAIAYEQANLPAEAWPPTGWFLAWATGKSVFPLAQEKSPMELRWILCKRL from the coding sequence ATGGCTTCGGAAGATCAATTGACACAGCATCAGGTAGGGGATGCGATCGCTACCCCAGCATTACTAAAACAGGCTGTCGAGAGCAACCTTAAGGCTCGCACTACGCACCGAGGCGACGTGACAATGCATTGCACGCCAGCATCCATAGACTTTTATATGCAGCAGCTAGACGAGTTGTTTAAAACCCTTGGCAAGCAGCTATCTGAAAAAGAACTCGCGCAGTTGCAAGAGTTAGTAGCACAGACGATGCAACAAGGATTTGAGTCTAGTGCTAGTGCCAAGGTAGTGCTGCGGTACGAGATATCTATGTCTGCTAGCCTGCAAAAAAATTTAGCTTGCAATGTGGCACTTACTACGCCATCGCTTGCAGAACAGTACAAGGGATGGGTTGAAACAAAGCAACCTCCTTTGTTTGGCTCTCAACCTGATGCGAAGTTGATGGCGGTTGTTAAATCCATCCCTAATCCTGCTGCGACTGCGCCAATTTTGGATATCGGAGCTGGAACGGGTAGGAATACGTTACCTTTGGCAAGGCTGGGATACCCAGTAGACGCAATAGAACTAACCCCAGAGTTTGCCTCGCAACTGCAAACAGCGGCGTCTGTGGAGAAATTACCTGTAACTGTTGCTGTTGCAGATATTCTTAATCCTCTAATTCAGATGCGGAGCGGTTATTATAAACTGGCGATCGCATCTGAAGTAGTTTCGCATTTTAGATCTGGCGATCAAATAAGAACACTACTTGTCAAAATGTGCGACGCCCTGAGCAAGGATGGTTTATTTTTATTCAATATCTTCTTAGCCGTCGATGGGTATGAACCCGACGCACTAGCACGGCAAATGGCGGAAGTAGCTTGGTCATCGCTGTTTACGCGAACAGAGTTGGCTGATGCAATCGCTGGATTACCATTAGAAGTAATATCCGATGAGTCCGCGATCGCCTACGAGCAAGCCAATCTCCCAGCCGAAGCATGGCCGCCTACAGGATGGTTTCTTGCCTGGGCAACTGGCAAAAGTGTATTTCCCCTAGCGCAGGAAAAATCCCCGATGGAATTGCGATGGATACTGTGCAAACGTCTTTGA
- a CDS encoding HEAT repeat domain-containing protein, whose protein sequence is MQESSPEQSPEAAQLTVEQAIANLRHEDLSLRYYAAWWLGRFQVKEAPAVDALIEALADEADRTELGGYPLRRNAARALGKLENLKAVPPLIACLDCSDFYVREAATQSLGMLGDRSCIPYLMQLLAGGVEAAVRVPERPHLAQPCEAAIEALGSLRATEAIPLIQPFLEHPVERVQYAAARAMYQLTGDNAYGDRLVQALNGADIQLRRMALNDLGAIGYLEAADAIASAAAENSFKLIALKGLLEHQYNQTSQSLSDDAIRVMNLMDALL, encoded by the coding sequence ATGCAAGAGTCTAGTCCGGAACAGTCTCCCGAAGCTGCACAGCTGACGGTCGAGCAAGCGATCGCTAATCTCCGCCATGAAGACTTGAGTCTCCGCTACTACGCTGCATGGTGGTTAGGTAGGTTCCAGGTTAAAGAAGCACCAGCTGTTGACGCCTTAATTGAGGCATTAGCAGACGAAGCAGATCGTACAGAATTAGGCGGGTACCCCCTCCGCCGCAATGCTGCACGGGCGCTGGGTAAACTGGAAAACCTAAAAGCTGTGCCACCGCTAATCGCTTGTTTAGACTGCTCCGACTTCTACGTGCGCGAAGCAGCTACTCAGTCGTTGGGAATGCTAGGCGATCGCTCCTGCATCCCCTACCTGATGCAGTTGCTTGCTGGTGGTGTAGAAGCTGCTGTGCGAGTACCAGAACGCCCCCACCTAGCCCAGCCTTGCGAGGCAGCGATCGAAGCACTAGGATCTCTTAGAGCTACCGAAGCCATCCCCCTGATTCAGCCCTTTCTAGAACATCCAGTCGAGCGGGTGCAATATGCAGCCGCTCGAGCAATGTACCAGCTGACAGGGGATAATGCTTATGGAGATCGTCTGGTGCAAGCTCTAAACGGCGCAGATATTCAACTGCGTCGCATGGCACTGAACGACCTCGGTGCCATTGGTTATTTAGAAGCAGCAGACGCGATCGCATCGGCTGCCGCCGAAAATAGCTTCAAGCTCATCGCCCTCAAAGGCTTGCTCGAACATCAATATAACCAAACTTCCCAGTCCCTCTCTGATGACGCCATCCGGGTCATGAACCTGATGGACGCACTCTTGTAA
- the prmA gene encoding 50S ribosomal protein L11 methyltransferase — MANTWWEIEILCDPALEDLIFWRLDKFGSRGTSSAIKGHSCLVSAYLPSIQAQLLDLAALSLLLRGDALVAGLPSPLVQWQLIDEEDWASSWKQYWQPQEIGDRILVYPAWLPIPEQSERLLLRLDPGAAFGTGTHQTTQLCLEALEMRLEPDTSGLVVADIGCGSGILSIGALLLGAEKAYAVDTDPVAVRCTRSNQELNKISSDRLIAAQGSVEQLIKTIDTPVDGIVCNILAEVIIDLIPQMEEISKPKTWGILSGILLEQVKPIADTLEQHGWMVAALWRRGDWCCFNIRRS; from the coding sequence ATGGCAAACACTTGGTGGGAAATTGAAATTTTGTGCGATCCAGCGTTGGAGGATTTAATCTTCTGGCGGCTGGATAAGTTTGGCTCTCGCGGGACATCTAGCGCGATCAAAGGACATTCCTGCCTGGTGAGTGCTTATCTGCCTAGCATACAGGCTCAGTTGTTGGATTTGGCGGCGCTTTCGCTTTTGCTACGCGGGGATGCGCTAGTAGCGGGGTTGCCTTCCCCTCTAGTGCAATGGCAGCTGATTGATGAGGAGGATTGGGCGAGTAGCTGGAAGCAATACTGGCAGCCGCAAGAAATTGGCGATCGCATTTTAGTTTATCCCGCCTGGTTGCCGATTCCAGAGCAGTCGGAACGCCTTCTCCTGCGTCTCGACCCCGGTGCGGCGTTCGGAACTGGCACTCATCAAACAACTCAGTTGTGCTTGGAAGCGTTAGAAATGCGATTAGAACCCGATACCAGCGGTCTGGTTGTGGCTGATATTGGCTGTGGTTCTGGCATTCTCTCAATCGGCGCTTTGCTGTTGGGCGCTGAAAAGGCATATGCCGTAGATACTGACCCTGTAGCCGTGCGTTGCACTCGCAGCAATCAAGAACTTAATAAAATTAGTAGCGATCGCCTTATAGCCGCGCAAGGAAGTGTGGAGCAATTAATAAAAACAATAGATACCCCGGTCGATGGCATTGTTTGCAATATTTTAGCAGAGGTAATTATAGACTTAATTCCCCAAATGGAGGAGATTTCTAAACCCAAAACTTGGGGCATTCTTAGCGGTATTTTACTCGAACAAGTCAAACCAATTGCTGACACTTTAGAGCAGCATGGTTGGATGGTTGCGGCTCTCTGGCGTCGCGGGGATTGGTGTTGCTTTAATATCCGACGCTCATAA
- a CDS encoding phycobilisome rod-core linker polypeptide has protein sequence MSIPLLAYKPSSQNQRVSGYEVPNEDTPRIYRAEDCIDDTDVQQLIWAAYRQVFSEHEILKSFRQVNLESQLKNRAITVRDFIRGLAKTEGFYTLVVETNSNYRVVELCLKRILGRAPYNKDEEIAWSIKIATKGLGGFIDALVDSEEYQTNFGDNTVPYQRRRFKDRPFNLVTPRYADYWRDKLEDERYKWGAVNNFLEMARSIKPKAVTQNVTVNTANIKIPDMTRDNKPQGTRASIDSSASFPFR, from the coding sequence ATGTCCATTCCTTTACTTGCATACAAACCCTCCTCGCAGAACCAGCGAGTATCGGGTTATGAAGTGCCTAACGAAGACACGCCCAGGATTTACCGCGCTGAAGACTGCATCGACGATACTGATGTCCAACAACTAATTTGGGCAGCGTATCGGCAAGTTTTCAGCGAACACGAAATCCTGAAATCGTTTCGTCAGGTAAACCTAGAATCTCAGCTGAAGAATCGCGCTATTACAGTGCGTGACTTCATCCGGGGTTTGGCAAAAACCGAGGGTTTTTATACTCTAGTTGTAGAGACAAACTCGAACTATCGAGTTGTAGAACTTTGCCTCAAACGCATCTTGGGCCGCGCCCCTTACAACAAAGATGAAGAAATAGCCTGGTCAATTAAAATTGCAACCAAAGGCTTAGGCGGCTTCATAGATGCACTTGTTGATAGTGAAGAGTATCAAACGAACTTTGGCGACAATACCGTACCTTATCAGCGCCGTCGCTTCAAAGATCGCCCCTTTAACCTCGTAACACCTCGTTACGCAGACTACTGGCGCGATAAGCTAGAAGACGAGCGCTACAAGTGGGGCGCTGTTAATAACTTCTTAGAGATGGCCCGATCCATCAAGCCAAAAGCAGTTACCCAGAATGTTACTGTCAATACGGCTAACATCAAAATTCCGGACATGACACGGGATAATAAGCCACAAGGGACACGAGCTTCGATTGATTCATCTGCGAGTTTCCCATTCCGTTAG
- a CDS encoding phycobilisome linker polypeptide encodes MFGQTANGSAANTSSGSRVFRYEVVGLRQNEQNDKNNYDIRRSGSVFLTVPYNRMNEEMQRILRMGGTIVSIQPVTADASSNTETQEAKKAKK; translated from the coding sequence ATGTTTGGACAAACTGCAAACGGTAGTGCTGCCAATACATCATCAGGTAGCCGCGTTTTTCGTTATGAAGTCGTAGGTTTACGCCAAAACGAACAAAACGACAAAAATAACTACGACATTCGCCGCAGCGGTAGCGTATTTCTCACAGTCCCCTACAACCGCATGAACGAAGAAATGCAGCGGATTTTGCGGATGGGTGGCACAATTGTCAGCATTCAGCCAGTGACGGCTGATGCTTCAAGCAACACAGAGACCCAAGAAGCTAAAAAGGCTAAAAAGTAA
- a CDS encoding photosystem II S4 domain protein, which translates to MLPREELLKGVENRDTAVRVIDQAEQAIKTWEVVCTDFLSPPEIAEIQHMFGRLTEVQLLPFGGYPQAERQRMAIARSELTLDQSQVAVAALEIAGNFLFDPASHRDFLGAMLGSGIVREKTGDLLVLGDQGAQAIVIPEMVEYLEMHLTQVRSVPVKTRRIELAELKIREPKKKEMTTVEASMRLDAIASAGFGMSRSKMVEFIDGGDVRVNWKDTTSSSHILKQGDLIAIRGKGRLEIGEVAVTKKDRYRIQLTRYM; encoded by the coding sequence ATGCTACCGAGGGAAGAACTCTTAAAAGGAGTAGAAAATCGCGACACTGCGGTGCGTGTAATCGACCAAGCCGAACAAGCTATTAAAACTTGGGAAGTTGTCTGTACCGACTTTCTTTCTCCCCCAGAAATAGCTGAGATTCAGCATATGTTTGGTCGTCTGACAGAAGTGCAACTGCTACCGTTTGGGGGTTATCCCCAAGCTGAACGACAAAGGATGGCGATCGCTCGTTCGGAACTGACTCTGGATCAATCGCAAGTCGCTGTTGCTGCTTTGGAAATTGCTGGTAATTTTCTCTTCGATCCTGCAAGTCACCGCGATTTTTTAGGTGCAATGTTAGGGTCGGGTATTGTGCGAGAAAAGACAGGCGATCTCCTTGTACTGGGAGATCAAGGAGCGCAAGCAATTGTTATTCCAGAAATGGTTGAATATCTGGAAATGCATCTAACTCAGGTGCGTTCAGTTCCGGTGAAAACTAGGCGAATTGAACTAGCAGAACTGAAGATTAGAGAACCCAAGAAAAAAGAGATGACGACAGTTGAGGCGTCGATGCGGCTGGATGCGATCGCTTCTGCTGGTTTCGGTATGTCTCGCAGCAAAATGGTGGAGTTTATTGACGGTGGTGATGTGCGCGTCAATTGGAAAGACACCACCTCTAGCAGTCATATTCTCAAACAAGGCGACTTAATCGCTATTCGCGGTAAAGGACGCCTAGAAATTGGCGAAGTTGCTGTTACTAAAAAAGACCGCTACCGCATCCAGTTAACTCGCTATATGTAA
- a CDS encoding SDR family oxidoreductase, whose protein sequence is MSTALITGASGGIGAEFARQLAARKTNLVLVARSEDKLQQLAKELQELHKINVDILVQDLTQPTATEAVFDAVNQKGLTIDLLINNAGFGDYGDFALTERSRQLQMIQLNILALVDLTHLFLQGMRSRRSGSIINLASIAAFQPLPYLSVYAATKAFVLSFSEALWAENKSYGVKILAVCPGPTETNFFTEAKFPSALGGANKANYTAVDVVVKQSLKALEKNQANVVTGGLGNQLVVNASRFLPRETLVTAVEKQFKGNE, encoded by the coding sequence CTTCGGGTGGAATTGGTGCTGAATTTGCTAGACAACTAGCAGCCCGCAAGACAAATCTCGTGTTAGTGGCGCGTTCCGAAGATAAACTGCAACAACTGGCGAAGGAACTGCAAGAATTACACAAAATTAACGTAGATATTTTAGTCCAAGACTTGACGCAACCCACAGCTACAGAAGCTGTATTTGATGCAGTTAACCAAAAGGGATTAACTATTGATTTGTTAATTAATAATGCTGGTTTTGGAGATTATGGCGATTTTGCTTTAACAGAGCGATCGCGCCAACTTCAAATGATTCAGTTAAATATTTTAGCTTTAGTAGATTTGACGCATTTATTTTTGCAAGGAATGCGATCGCGGCGCTCTGGAAGTATCATAAATTTAGCTTCAATTGCCGCATTTCAGCCTCTACCTTACTTATCTGTCTATGCCGCAACTAAAGCTTTTGTACTCAGTTTTAGCGAAGCGTTGTGGGCGGAAAATAAAAGCTATGGTGTTAAAATTTTAGCCGTTTGTCCCGGTCCAACGGAGACCAACTTTTTCACAGAAGCTAAGTTTCCCTCAGCCTTGGGAGGCGCAAATAAGGCAAATTACACTGCTGTAGATGTAGTTGTTAAACAATCTCTGAAAGCTTTAGAAAAAAATCAGGCGAATGTTGTTACAGGTGGTTTAGGTAATCAATTAGTAGTGAATGCGTCCCGCTTTTTGCCGCGAGAAACTTTGGTTACTGCGGTGGAAAAACAGTTTAAGGGTAATGAGTAA
- a CDS encoding Uma2 family endonuclease: protein MALQLQTSAQQDIIYPDSDGQPMADNTKQFRVIVTTQGGLDALFQNDPNVFVAGDLLWYPVEGDNKTRVAPDVMVAFGRPKGDRGSYQQWREDNIPPQVVFEILSPGNTLKEMSKKYKFYERYGVEEYYLYNPDRVDLAGWLRSGEQLEIIEEMAGWVSPRLGVRFELEAGELVIYRPDGQRFATYLELAQQKEQAQQLALEQQQRAESAETLLEQERQRSQALLARLQELGINPDLLEQ from the coding sequence ATGGCTCTGCAACTGCAAACTTCCGCTCAACAAGACATCATCTACCCCGACAGCGACGGACAGCCAATGGCAGACAATACAAAGCAATTTCGCGTTATCGTAACCACGCAGGGTGGTTTAGATGCTTTGTTCCAAAACGATCCAAATGTGTTCGTTGCTGGCGATTTACTTTGGTATCCAGTTGAAGGCGACAACAAAACCAGAGTGGCTCCTGATGTTATGGTAGCCTTCGGCAGACCAAAGGGCGATCGCGGTTCTTATCAACAATGGCGAGAAGATAATATTCCCCCGCAAGTTGTATTTGAAATACTCTCTCCCGGTAACACTCTCAAGGAGATGTCTAAGAAATACAAGTTTTATGAGCGCTACGGTGTAGAAGAATACTACCTTTATAACCCCGACAGAGTTGATTTAGCGGGCTGGCTGCGCTCTGGAGAGCAATTAGAAATAATTGAAGAAATGGCGGGTTGGGTAAGTCCGCGATTAGGAGTGCGGTTTGAATTAGAAGCAGGAGAACTTGTCATTTATCGCCCAGATGGACAGCGATTTGCTACTTATTTAGAATTGGCTCAACAAAAGGAACAAGCCCAACAGCTTGCGCTTGAACAGCAGCAACGTGCAGAGTCAGCAGAAACTCTTCTGGAGCAAGAACGACAGCGATCGCAAGCCCTATTAGCTCGATTGCAAGAATTAGGAATTAATCCAGATCTGTTGGAGCAATAG
- a CDS encoding HEAT repeat domain-containing protein: MQELIQAVEQADSPGNLIAAVRALAAAEIEAGIPTLIAVLGYNNPGAATAAVQGLIQMGEMSVQPILELLDGYNYGARAYAIRALSAIGDPRALECLIQAAANDFAPSVRRSAAKGLGSLRWNQLPAEQIADKQAKAVHTLKQVCHDPDWSIRYAAVAGLQALAKSGNQQPILAAFEQMLQTEAEIAVRARVQLAQQQLKCEV, encoded by the coding sequence ATGCAGGAACTAATTCAGGCTGTTGAACAAGCCGATTCTCCCGGAAACCTCATAGCCGCTGTACGCGCCCTAGCAGCCGCCGAGATAGAAGCCGGGATTCCCACCCTCATTGCAGTTCTGGGTTACAACAACCCAGGTGCAGCTACCGCCGCTGTTCAAGGGCTAATTCAGATGGGCGAAATGTCTGTACAGCCCATACTTGAACTGCTAGATGGGTACAACTACGGCGCGAGGGCTTATGCCATTCGGGCATTATCCGCAATCGGCGATCCACGCGCACTAGAGTGCTTAATACAAGCAGCAGCAAATGACTTCGCCCCCAGCGTGCGTCGTTCTGCTGCCAAAGGGCTGGGAAGCCTGCGCTGGAACCAATTGCCAGCCGAGCAAATTGCTGATAAACAAGCCAAAGCCGTACATACGCTTAAGCAAGTTTGTCACGATCCAGACTGGTCAATTCGCTATGCAGCCGTTGCAGGCTTGCAAGCACTTGCTAAGTCAGGTAACCAACAGCCCATTTTGGCGGCTTTTGAGCAAATGCTCCAAACAGAAGCTGAAATTGCGGTTCGTGCCAGAGTTCAGCTGGCTCAACAGCAACTAAAGTGCGAAGTATGA